Proteins from a genomic interval of Lolium perenne isolate Kyuss_39 chromosome 1, Kyuss_2.0, whole genome shotgun sequence:
- the LOC127327552 gene encoding uncharacterized protein, with amino-acid sequence MGKNYRKFLGVNKAAAAGGGVGKRVSGAGGKAKDTGGGNKAATAGTGKGKRVAAAGGSGKRSGGGACSATGVAVAGPSPRGAKRAGGRGSGGASTLSHTTTFKTAVKVTNEYYHVEESSTFKTAVKLMNEHYDDEENRGASEDERSTFCPTDHSTFKTAMKSENEYYDEEERRTLSEDEKDMQHDAELLAEEGNYGAQIGDDGNGRGDCDGGCDEDAGFGDDDAGTGDLDDYLNGDAYYYDVAAAGFDDGYEGDGGDGGDGWW; translated from the exons ATGGGGAAGAACTACCGCAAGTTCCTGGGAGTTAACAAGGCGGCCGCTGCCGGCGGCGGGGTCGGTAAGCGCGTCTCCGGTGCCGGTGGGAAGGCTAAGGACACCGGCGGCGGGAACAAGGCGGCCACTGCCGGTACCGGGAAAGGTaagcgcgtcgccgccgccggtgggagCGGCAAGCGCTCGGGAGGAGGCGCGTGCAGCGCGACGGGCGTGGCTGTGGCCGGCCCAAGCCCAAGAGGTGCGAAGCGGGCCGGCGGCCGGGGTTCGGGAGGCGCGTCGACGTTATCTCATACTACCACCTTCAAGACG GCCGTGAAGGTCACGAATGAGTACTACCATGTGGAGGAGAGTAGCACGTTTAAGACG GCGGTGAAGCTCATGAATGAGCACTATGATGATGAGGAGAACCGTGGTGCGTCCGAGGACGAACGCTCGACATTCTGTCCCACGGATCATAGCACATTTAAGACG GCCATGAAGTCCGAGAACGAATACTATGATGAGGAGGAGAGGCGCACATTGTCCGAGGATGAGAAGGATATGCAGCATGATGCTGAACTTCTAGCTGAAGAAGGCAACTATGGTGCTCAGATTGGCGATGATGGCAATGGCCGTGGAGACTGTGATGGAGGCTGCGACGAGGATGCTGGGTTTGGTGATGATGATGCTGGGACCGGGGATCTTGATGACTACTTGAACGGTGATGCCTACTACTATGATGTTGCTGCGGCAGGTTTTGACGATGGCTATGAAGGCGATGGTGGGGATGGTGGTGATGGCTGGTGGTAG